One part of the Sorangiineae bacterium MSr11954 genome encodes these proteins:
- a CDS encoding amino acid ABC transporter ATP-binding protein: MTNGTVTPGISKDPLVVLKGVNKWYGQLHVLRDVNLEIAPGEVVVVIGPSGSGKSTLCRAINRLETIQSGEIRFAGKPLPEEGAALAKLRSEVGMVFQSFNLFSHKTILENVMLAPVKVLKEPEEEARKRGLALLERVGIGSQADKMPAQLSGGQQQRAAIARALAMRPKAMLFDEPTSALDPEMVNEVLDVMTSLAKGGMTMVVVTHEMGFARKAAHRVVFMADGQVVEQAAPEEFFDRPKTDRAKDFLSKILTH; encoded by the coding sequence ATGACCAACGGCACCGTCACGCCCGGCATATCGAAGGATCCCCTCGTAGTCCTCAAGGGCGTCAACAAGTGGTACGGGCAGCTCCACGTGCTGCGGGACGTGAACCTCGAGATTGCACCGGGCGAGGTCGTCGTCGTCATCGGCCCCTCCGGCTCGGGCAAGTCGACTTTGTGCCGCGCGATCAATCGGCTGGAGACGATTCAGTCGGGCGAGATTCGATTTGCGGGTAAGCCGCTGCCCGAGGAAGGCGCCGCGCTGGCCAAGCTTCGCAGCGAGGTCGGGATGGTCTTTCAATCGTTCAATCTGTTCTCGCACAAGACTATTCTCGAAAATGTGATGCTCGCGCCCGTCAAGGTGCTGAAGGAGCCGGAGGAGGAGGCGCGCAAGCGCGGGCTCGCGCTGCTCGAACGCGTGGGCATCGGCAGCCAAGCCGACAAGATGCCGGCCCAGCTCTCCGGCGGTCAGCAGCAGCGGGCGGCCATCGCGCGCGCGCTGGCCATGCGCCCCAAGGCCATGCTCTTCGACGAGCCGACCAGCGCCCTCGATCCCGAAATGGTGAACGAGGTGCTGGATGTCATGACAAGCCTCGCCAAAGGTGGGATGACCATGGTGGTCGTAACCCACGAAATGGGTTTTGCCCGCAAGGCCGCGCACCGCGTGGTGTTCATGGCCGACGGCCAAGTCGTCGAGCAAGCGGCCCCCGAAGAGTTCTTCGACCGCCCGAAAACCGATCGAGCCAAAGATTTTCTTTCCAAGATTCTAACGCACTGA
- a CDS encoding glutamate ABC transporter substrate-binding protein produces MISCKFASLVGVAALAFVAALGGCSKNSSAPGGSGGAAADPLTGTGDKCASSGVKLTPATDVKIEGSKTFDKIKAAGKVVVGVKFDQPNLGYKDADGKRCGFDVEIAQLVASRLGIDPAKIEYKEIPSTNRETAIKGGEVDYYVGTYSISDKRKNDVGFAGPYFIAGQDLLLRKDEAAITSKETLKGKKVCSATGSTPLQRVRDQKLTEDENISEFKTYSECVSQLLDKKVDAVTTDDAILKGFAAQSPAKLKVLGQPFGQEKYGIGVNKEDTAFRNAINDILEAVAKDGTWKKIYDGTLGLSGSTATQPPVDRY; encoded by the coding sequence ATGATCTCCTGCAAATTTGCCTCCCTGGTCGGTGTTGCTGCGCTGGCGTTCGTCGCTGCGCTCGGCGGTTGCAGCAAGAACTCGTCCGCCCCTGGCGGTAGCGGTGGCGCCGCGGCCGATCCGCTGACCGGCACCGGTGACAAGTGCGCCAGCTCCGGCGTGAAGCTCACGCCCGCGACCGATGTGAAGATCGAAGGCAGCAAGACCTTCGACAAGATCAAAGCGGCCGGCAAGGTCGTCGTCGGCGTCAAATTCGATCAGCCGAACCTCGGCTACAAAGACGCCGACGGCAAACGCTGTGGGTTCGACGTCGAGATCGCCCAGCTGGTGGCCTCGCGTCTCGGCATCGATCCGGCCAAGATCGAATACAAGGAAATCCCGTCGACCAACCGCGAGACAGCGATCAAAGGCGGAGAGGTCGATTACTACGTCGGCACCTATTCCATCAGCGACAAGCGCAAGAACGACGTCGGCTTCGCCGGCCCGTACTTCATCGCCGGCCAGGACCTCCTGCTCCGCAAAGACGAAGCGGCCATCACCAGCAAAGAGACGCTCAAGGGCAAGAAGGTCTGCTCGGCCACCGGCTCCACCCCGCTCCAGCGCGTGCGCGATCAAAAGCTGACCGAGGACGAGAACATCAGCGAGTTCAAGACGTACTCCGAGTGCGTCTCCCAGCTGCTCGACAAGAAGGTCGACGCGGTCACCACCGACGACGCCATTTTGAAGGGCTTCGCCGCGCAGAGCCCCGCGAAGCTCAAGGTCCTCGGGCAGCCGTTCGGCCAAGAAAAGTACGGCATCGGCGTGAACAAGGAGGACACCGCGTTCCGCAACGCGATCAACGACATCCTCGAGGCCGTGGCCAAGGACGGCACCTGGAAGAAGATCTACGACGGCACCCTCGGCCTCTCCGGCTCCACGGCGACGCAGCCGCCCGTCGATCGCTATTGA
- a CDS encoding amino acid ABC transporter permease: protein MLEFFGTLTHNWDIFSRGFLTTLKLFLVGAVGSLVLGTALATMRVCPIPVLRGLGAAYVNTVRNTPLTLVFAFLVFAAPKLGLDIAFEPAAYLALTIYTGAFICETLRSGINTVPLGQGEAARALGMTFGQVLYLIVLPQAFRTVVPPLISMLNAMLKNTTVAAGFSVVEAGAIQAYLSERGENQIYTLLWITLGFLCFVVPLIILQRYLEQKWAVAR, encoded by the coding sequence ATGCTCGAATTTTTCGGTACGCTTACCCACAATTGGGACATTTTCTCGCGCGGGTTTCTCACCACGCTCAAGCTGTTTTTGGTCGGTGCCGTGGGCTCGCTCGTCCTCGGCACCGCGCTCGCGACCATGCGGGTTTGCCCCATCCCCGTGCTTCGCGGGCTCGGGGCGGCGTACGTGAACACGGTTCGCAACACCCCGCTGACCCTGGTCTTCGCCTTTTTGGTGTTCGCGGCGCCCAAGCTCGGCCTCGACATCGCGTTCGAGCCGGCGGCCTACTTGGCGCTCACCATCTACACCGGCGCGTTCATCTGCGAGACCTTGCGCTCGGGCATCAACACGGTGCCGCTGGGACAAGGCGAGGCGGCGCGCGCGCTGGGGATGACCTTCGGCCAGGTGCTCTACCTCATCGTGCTCCCGCAAGCCTTTCGCACGGTGGTGCCGCCTCTGATCAGCATGCTCAACGCGATGTTGAAGAACACCACGGTGGCCGCCGGCTTCTCGGTGGTGGAGGCGGGCGCCATTCAAGCTTACCTCTCCGAGCGCGGTGAAAATCAGATCTACACGTTGCTCTGGATCACCCTCGGCTTCTTGTGCTTCGTGGTGCCCCTGATCATCCTCCAGCGCTACCTCGAGCAGAAGTGGGCGGTGGCCCGATGA